Part of the Paenibacillus antri genome is shown below.
TACGCGCCGGAGCCGAACCCGTTCGTCTCCAGCCCCGACGGCATCTTCCCGGGCCGGTACCAACCGGTCACGATCGACCCGCTCACGGTGAACTTGGAAGCGTATCGGCAGGTACAAGAGGCCTTGTCTTCGGGAGAAGGCGACGGGCTCCCGTTTCCGGCCAGTCTGCATTACGACCGGCTGACGCAATACTTCGCCGGCGACCGAGACATGTGGTTTTCCTCGGCAGTCTTCGGGCCCGAGGGCTCGTACAGCGTGATCGACGCGTACGACAATAGCGGAGGGGGGCGCTTCAACGCTTTCCAAGGCGCGGCGACGCCGACGATGGTCGAGCGCTTGGCGCCCTTGCTTCGGCTGCAAGACGAAACCTTCACGCGGATCATCATGGGCGAGGGACCTCTCGAACAATTCGACCGATACGTCGAGGAGTGGCGCCGCTTCGGGGGAGACCGGATGACGGAGGAAGTGAACCGTTGGGCCTCGCAACCGCATAACAACGATCGGTAACAAGCAAGGTGCCGCCCCCAGCTCGAGATGACGGGGAACAGCACCTTGTTTTGCGTCTTCATAGGTTTACTTCGCCGGCGCGAATCCGCCGATCGCGGACAATTGGGAGATCGTCGTCTCGATGCTCTGCAAGCCCATCCAATACATGTTCATGGCGGCCAACAATCGTTCGCGATCGCCGGCTCGGAGCTCTAGATCGTATAACTGGGCATACGTATGGACGATGTCGCGATACATCCCGAACCGAGACGGACGATAGCCGGCTTCTTCGCCTTCCCATTCCGCCGCCTGGCGCAGGGCGGGAATGCTGTACGTATGCCTTCGGATGTGCAGCTGCGATTCGAAAGACGAGACGAAATCGATGAACGCGCGTCCCGCCTCCTTCTGCTTCGATCGCCGATTGAGCGCCAGCCCGATCGTCAGCAGAAGCGTCTTGGGCGTATGAACGTACGGCAGCGGGGCGATGTCGAACGTAAGGTCCGCGTTCCGCATTCGATTCAAGTTAAAATACGATGTCATCATCACGGATACCTTCTGCTGCGCGAACAGCCGCTCGACGCCGAAGTCGTTCTCGGACAGCAGAACGGAGAACATCTTCTGCCTGTGTATCAGGTCGTAGCACGTTTGAATGCTGTCGAGAATCGGAGCGCAGGACCAATCGAGCTTGCCGGAGCGCTGCGCCGCGAAGTCGACCCCGCTCTGTAGAATGAAGATCGGCCAACGGTTCGACGTGCTCGGGTAAAAGTAAAACGGAAGGATGACGTCCCCGTGTTCGCTCTCCAGCAGCTCCAAACATTCCATGAATTCCGACCATGTCCAATCCATCGGCGGCTCGGGAACGCCTCGTTCGGCGAAATGCCGCTTGTTATAACATAAGACGACCGGCGAGAAAATGATCGGCTTCACCAGCAACCGGCCGTTCGCCCGGTACGGATCCGATAAATACGGATAGAGGCCGTCGTCTTCCTCGAGCGGCTCGAACCGGTCTTCGAGATCGTCGTCGGCGTCGAAAAATTGGCGGAAGTGAATCTGATTGATCGCGATGACGTCCACGATTTCGTTCTTGAGGTAGTAGTCCGCGACGTCGAAGTAATTGGACAGCTGCAGCGGCACGAGCTTCACGCGAATGTGCGGATATCGCAGCTGAAAGCGTTCGGTCAAGCGGTTCAAGTCGACGTCGTCGACGAGCGTGGGATAATATCCGACCGAGATCGATACCGCCTTGTGTTCCCGCGTATCCGTCACGCGAATGCCGACGCGCGGGATGCGTTCGATCAGCGATTCGGCGACCAGTTCGTCCAATCCCTTCTGCACGGAATTAATGCTGAGGCGGTATTGCTTGCTTAGCTGATTGATGGAAGGGATGAAGGTCCCGCTTTGAAGTTTCCCCGACACGATATCGTTCCGCAAGGCGCCGATCATCTCGTCCATGCGTTCGCGGAACGTCGTGCGACTCGGCTTATTCTCCACTAGGCGACTCTCCTCTCTCCCTTATTTTTCTATCTCTTGTTATTTTAGCTCAGCAATAAAAAAAGACAACACAAAACCAGGCAAACGATACGTCGGCCATATTGACAGGCAGATGGGTGAATAATACAATAACCCGTAGATGTGATATAGATATGATACAGAAAATGGAGGTAGATGCCAAGGGGAATCGGAACGTTGCTGCTCTTTTTTTGCCATTACATGTCAGAAAATTATTGCAATTCTTATAACGACGAACGGGGAGTGAAACGATTGAGGCGCAAAAGCATTCGATTACTGGCCCTCTTCACGATTTGTTTTTGTTTACTTGCGCAAACGCTTCCGACGCAACATCAGGTCGCCGAAGCCGCGGACGTCTTCGGCGCGACGTTGACGAACCCGGGCTTCGAGCTGGAATCGACCGAAGGAGCGGTTCCGGGCTGGACCGTCGATTCGGCGACGGCCGCGTACGGAACGACGGTCGTCAGCGACGTGTACGCAAGGACGGGAAGCCATAGCTTACTGTTTCACGATCGGACGGCCGGGGCGTCGCCTATAGGCAGCTATCGCGTGTTGAGCGAGCCGCTTGCGGCCGGCGCGGGCGATACCGTCTCGTTCGGCATCTATATTTACAAGGCAGCCGCCGCGGATCAATCGCACGGCGTGCAGCCGGTCATACACTTCTACAACGCGGCAGGCACGCAAATCGGCCTGAACGCTTTCACGAACTATGGGAAGGACGCCGTTCCCGTCGGTACGTGGTTCCAAGCGACCGTGTCGATGAAGGCGCCGGCCGGCACGGCTTCCTTCAAGGTGGGGCTGTATTCCGGCTTCCCGAGCCTGACGAAGGTATACATGGACGATGCGAGCGTTACGGTCGTCCCGGCTGAGACGCCGTTGCCGACAAGCGTTCAGAACCCTAGCTTCGAAGCCGACTTGGTCGGCGGCGCGATTCCGGGCTGGAGCCTGGGCGCGCTGACGACGGGAACGTTGGAGCGCAGCGATGCGGCGGCGCTTACGGGAACGTACAGCTTGTATTTCAAGGACTCGTCTACGACCGCTTGGACGCGCGCCATGAGCGACAAGGTGGCGGTCACGGCCGGAGAGACGATCGTCGTCTCGGCGAACGCGTACGTGTTGTCGCAGACGCACAACATCGTCTTGCAGGTGTATTATTACGGCGCGAACAACGCGCAGGTCGGCGCGAACGAGACGTTGTTCTCCAGCAATTCGCTCGGTACGCGGAAGTGGTCCGCCATGAGAGTGCTGTCCAAGGTGCCGGCGGGCGCCGTGTCCGCGAGAGTAGGGCTCAGCTCCGGCGAGCCGAGCTTGACCGAAGCGTACTTCGACGATGTCGCGATTACGGTCCAGCCGCCGGAGGTTCCGCTCGATCGCACGTATCAAGCGCCGATCTCCCTCGGGGACATGGTGAAGGTCAACCTGGGGCAGGCGGGCGCGATTCAGACGAACGCGGCCGGGGAGAACGAAGCTTACTTCGTTACGAACGGAAGTCCCGGAACGTTCTTCGCCGTCGACGGCGAGACGGGCGAGCTGAAGTTCCAGGAAGTCATCCCGGGCACGATCGCCACCTGGGCGATGACGATCGGTCCGGATAAGAACGTCTACTTCTCGGGTACGGAAACCGGCAACCTGTATCGTTATTTGCCTCTCGAGAAACGGGTGGAAAATCTCGGCTACAATCAAACAGACAACTGGGTTTGGGAGCTTACGACGATCGGCGACAAAATGTACGGCGGTACCTTCAACACGACGTCGTACGGTAAAGTGTTCGAGTATGACTTTACGACCGGCGCATTCCGCAATTACGGTACGGTCGAGAACGGACAGCAATACGTTCGCGGCATCGCAGTAGACGATCAGTACATTTATGCCGCGCTCGGCGCGACGATGCGGCTGTACAAGATCGACCGCGTCACCGGCGAGAAGACGGAAATCGACGTGCCGGGCTATTCCGGCAAAGCCGGCATCATGGCGGACGTGTTCGTCCTGAACGGCAAGCTGTTCGTGTCGGTGAGCACGGTGAACATGGTCGTCATCGACATCGCGTCCGGCGAGGTCGAAGGTACGTTCCAGCATAGCGCGATGATTTCCGAGCCGTCGCCGGACGATCCGAACGCGATCTACTACAAATACCTCACCAAATTTTACAAGTACGATATCGCCGCAAAGCAGCAAACCGAAATCGTACTCCCCTACGAGCTGCCGGATACGGCGCGCGTGAAGGATTACGCGTGGATCGAGATGCGAAGCGGGGAGAAAGCCGGTCAAACCGTGCTGGCCCTGATCACCCAATACGGGGAGTATATTCTCATCGATCCGAAAGACAAGTGGATGTCTTTCGTCGAGCTGGAGATCGGAGCGCAGCCGGTCGGCATCCAATCGCTCAAGACCGGCTTCGACGGAAGAATTTACATGGGCGGCTATCAGCGGGGCATGAGCATCTATAACCCGTTCACGAACAATATCGATGTAAATATTTCCTCCTTCGCGCAGCCGGAGGGCATCGGCTTCATGAACGGCAAAGTGTACTACGGTACGTACGTCGGGGCGATCATGTACGACTACGACCCGACGAAGGAAATCGCGCTGAATCAGAACCCGAGGCCGGTATTCGACATCGAGCATCAAGACCGCCCGTTCGTCATTACGTCGGGAGACGACAAGCTGTTCGTCGGCACGGTGCCGGATTACGGCTTCCTCGGCGGCGCGCTCGCCGTGTACGACGAAGCGACGAACGTATGGAAGCAGTTCGATCACGAGGAGCTGGTCGCGAACCAAAGCATTATCGGTCTCGCCTACAAGGACGGATTGCTATACGGCAGTACGACCGTGTGGGGCGGCCTCGGGAAGGATCCTTCCGAGCAAGAGGCGAAAATTTTCGTATGGGACGTCGAAAACGAGCGGAAGATCGACGAGTTTACGCTCGACGATCTGGAGATCGACGAAGCGCCGCGCATGATCGGCTCGATCGCCTTCGGTCCCGACGGCTTGTTATGGGGCGTCGTGGACGGAACCATTTTCGCAATGGACGCGTCTACGAAAGAGATCGTGAAAAGCAAACAGATCGGCCCAAGCTTGTACAACTCCAGCAAGTGGCTGCCGTACGAGCTCGAGTGGGGGCCAGACGGCATGCTGTATACGACCTTGTCGAGGAAGCTGATCGCGATCGATCCCGAGACGCTCCGATACAAGGAACTGTACGGCGGCTTCGTCAACCTGATGACGCTCGGCGTCGACGGCAGCATCTACTTTGCGCCGGAGGCCGGTTCGAAGCTGTCCCGCATCGCCGTGCCGGAGACGGACGCGACGCTCGCCTCGATCGCGATCGGCGGCCGGCCGCTTGCGGGCTTCTCGCCGGGGGTTCGGAACTACAAGACGTCGATGCTGCCGATGGCGGACATCGCTGCCGTTCCGACGCAGCCGGGCGCAACGGTGTACGTAGAGGATCTGCGTCCGAAAGAATGGAAAGCGATCGTCCATGTGACGGGGACGGACGGGAAATCGAAGCAGACTTATACGATCGAAGTCGATAAACCTGGGAGAGACGATCCGGGCAAACCTAGTCAACCGGGGAATCCGAACCGGTAACGGGGAAGCGGAGCCGTCTCTGCGGAGACTGCCGTGCAGTGAAAATAAAGGATAGAATTGATGCGTCGAAATGTTAGACCGGCTTGAACAAACAAACAGCGGTAGCCTTGGACAGAAAAATAAAGTCCTGGACTACCGCTGTATATACGATGAGCAAAACTTAAGCTGCTTTCCGTTGGTATGCGCGCACCGCAAATAGATATGCGACGATCGATATCCCTAAGCACCACGCGAGAGCGACCCAAATATCATTGCCTACCGGTTGACTTGACAACAGAGCGCGGATGGTTTCTACGATCGAGGTCACCGGCTGATTTTCGGCAAAGGCGCGCACGACTGACGGCATCGTTTCGGTCGGCACAAAGGCCGAACTGATAAACGGCAGGAAGATTAACGGATAGGAAAACGCGCTGGCCCCTTCCACCGATTTCGCGGACAGTCCGGCAATCGCCGCGACCCAAGTCAAAGCCAGCGTAAACAGTACGAGTATACCGGCCACGGCAAGCCAAGACAGAACCCCCGCCGACGAGCG
Proteins encoded:
- a CDS encoding extracellular solute-binding protein — its product is MENKPSRTTFRERMDEMIGALRNDIVSGKLQSGTFIPSINQLSKQYRLSINSVQKGLDELVAESLIERIPRVGIRVTDTREHKAVSISVGYYPTLVDDVDLNRLTERFQLRYPHIRVKLVPLQLSNYFDVADYYLKNEIVDVIAINQIHFRQFFDADDDLEDRFEPLEEDDGLYPYLSDPYRANGRLLVKPIIFSPVVLCYNKRHFAERGVPEPPMDWTWSEFMECLELLESEHGDVILPFYFYPSTSNRWPIFILQSGVDFAAQRSGKLDWSCAPILDSIQTCYDLIHRQKMFSVLLSENDFGVERLFAQQKVSVMMTSYFNLNRMRNADLTFDIAPLPYVHTPKTLLLTIGLALNRRSKQKEAGRAFIDFVSSFESQLHIRRHTYSIPALRQAAEWEGEEAGYRPSRFGMYRDIVHTYAQLYDLELRAGDRERLLAAMNMYWMGLQSIETTISQLSAIGGFAPAK